Within Stella humosa, the genomic segment TGTCGAACATCTGCTTGGGCAGCGTCTTGGTCGTGCCGCTGAGGAAGATGGCCACCACCACCTCGTCGAAGGACGACAGGAAGGCCAGGATGCCGGCCGACACGATGCCGGGGCGGATGAGCGGCAGGGTCACGCGCACGATGGCGCCGATGCGGCTGACGCCCAGGCTCATCGCCGCCTGCTCCAGCACCGGGTCGACGGTGCGCAGCGAGGCCGACATGACCGCCAGCACGAAGGGGATGGCCAGCACCGTGTGGGCCAGGATCAGCCCGGTCTCGGTCCCCGTCAGGTGCATGCGCGCGAACAGGCTGTAGATGGCGATGGCGATGACGATGTGCGGCACGATCAGCGGCCCGCTGCCCAGCCGCTCGACGACGACCCGGCCGCGATAGCGCCCGCGCACCACGCTGTAGGCCAGTGCGGTCCCCAGGATCAGCGCCAGCAGGGTGGACCCGCATGCGACCCGCAGGCTGACCATCGTCGCCTCGATCCAGGCGGGGTCGTAGAGGTAGCGCTTGTACCATTGCAGCGACCAGCCGGGCGGCGGGAACTGCAGGTAGCGCGCCGAGCTGAACGAGATCGGCACCACGATCAGCAGCGGCAGCAGCAGCAGCGCGAACACCACGAGCGAATAGCCGCGCAGCAGGCGGCGCAGCCAGGGGCGCATGGGGGTTGCCTCAGCCACGGCGGGCCTGCACGCGGTTGGATATGGCCTGGACGGCCAGCGTGGCGACCAGCAGTACCATCGACAGGGCGCCGGCGAAGCGCCAGTCGAGCAGGCTCTGCACCTGATGCTCGATGACGTTGGCGATCATCATGATCCGTCCGCCGCCCAGGAGGGCCGGCGTGATGTAGAAGCCGAGCGAGATGATGAAGACCAGTGTCGCCCCGGCGAGCACCCCCGGCCAGGTGAGCGGCAGGTAGACGCGGGTGAAGACCTGCCAGCCGCTGGCGCCCAGCCCGTCGGCGGCGCGCAGCAGTTCGCGGTCGACCCGCACCATCACCGAATAGACCGGCAGGATGAACATGGGCAGCAGCACGTGGGTCATGCCG encodes:
- a CDS encoding ABC transporter permease — its product is MRPWLRRLLRGYSLVVFALLLLPLLIVVPISFSSARYLQFPPPGWSLQWYKRYLYDPAWIEATMVSLRVACGSTLLALILGTALAYSVVRGRYRGRVVVERLGSGPLIVPHIVIAIAIYSLFARMHLTGTETGLILAHTVLAIPFVLAVMSASLRTVDPVLEQAAMSLGVSRIGAIVRVTLPLIRPGIVSAGILAFLSSFDEVVVAIFLSGTTKTLPKQMFDNIMNEIDPTIAAISVLQIALVVVALALVARFGAKAVPR